The Deinococcus detaillensis genomic interval AGCTACTGACAAACGGTACGCTCTGGCCAAAGGCCTTGCCTTTCTCGCCGCTGAAGGTTGCGCCGGTGCTGACGCCCACATATAAGCCGCTGTTGCTCTGATCGTCGGCCATCATGGTCATGCCGCTGCCCATGGTGTCGCCGATCACGACGGTGGTCGCCGGGGTGGCGGGCGTGGTGGTCACGGTGCTGTTGGTGGTGGTGCTGGTGGTGCCGCGTGCTTCCAGCGCGGAAACGCGGGCGGTCAGGGCGTCCACGTTGGCGGTGCTGCCAGCGGGGCCAGCCGGGCCTTGTGCGCCAGCGGGGCCTTGCGCTCCGGCAGGGCCAGCCGGGCCGACGGGGCCAGCTGCGCCGTCAGCGCCAGCGGGGCCAGCCGGGCCTTCAGGCATGTTCTGCATGGCAGTTTCCAGCGCGTCGATGCGCGAGGTCAGTTCATCCACGTTGCTGGTATCCATCGTTGCGCTGCCCATCGCTGCGATTTTATCTTCGAGCGCGGTGACGCGGCCCTGCTGATCGGTAGAGGCTTTTTCGAGGTCGTCCACGCGGCTGCCAATGGCGGCCAACTCGGTGGAGACGTCCTGCATGCCTTTGGTGATGGTGGCCAAGTCTGCGGCGCTCAGTGCGGGAGCGGCCTGAGTCAGTGCGCCGGTTTGCAGCAAGCGGGCGAAGATCAGAGCGGCCTGATAACGGGTCAGGTTTTCATTGCCCCGGAAGGTGCCGTCGGGGAAGCCCTGAATCAGGCCCTTTTGGGTAATCAGGTCGACGGCGTCTTTGGCCCAGTGGCCGGCGGGGATGTCGGTGAAGTTGGTCACCGTCGCGCTGGTCACGGGCGCGGTGTCTTGTGCGCCGGCGACTCCCAAAGCGAGGGCCATCGTTGCAGCAATCATTACAAATTTTTTCATCTTCTCTCCTCGAGTAGCTTCGTCGTGTTTGCTTTTCAGCTCACGATCTCGCTCTTTACCGTAGTCAGGTTCTATGAGCGGCCAGTGAATCTGCGCTGTTCATGGCCTAACCATGAGCTGACCGTGTTTGGCCGTCTCACTTACCTCAGCGGCGGACGGTTTGGTGTAAGGCACACGCTCTATCTCTTGTGAGACGGCGTTTTGCGCTTTGTGGCGCTCGCTTGACCTGCTCAGGAGAGCCTGTACCAGAGACTGAATCTGACGGGAGATGTGCAAAGTCCTACGACGAATCTCACGCTCTTGTCTGGTCAGGCCAGCCGAATCGGCGGCGACTGAATTTGCGAGGAAGGCTGTGAGAAGATAGCAGGCATGCTAGATGAACTGGATTTTAATACGCTGGTGATCGACCAACACGGCGACCTCGCGGTGCTGACCATCAACCGCCCGCAGGCGCTCAACGCCCTCAGCGGCGAAACCCTGATCGAACTCGTCGAAGCGGTAGAAGCCATTGCCGAAAACGCGGAGATTGCCGCTCTCATCATCACTGGCGGCGGCGACAAGGCGTTCGTGGCCGGAGCCGACATCGGCGAACTGAGCCGCTTGGAAGGCGTTTACGCCGGGCGCGAAGCCTCGCTAGGCGGGCAAAACGTGATGCACGAAATTGCCTCGCTGCCGTTTCCGACGATTGCGGCCATCAATGGCTACGCGCTGGGCGGCGGCTTGGAACTGGCGCTGGCCTGCGACGTGCGGGTGGCTTCGCACACGGCCAAGTTGGGGTTGCCGGAAGTCACGCTGGGCCTGATTCCCGGCTACGGCGGCACCCAGCGCCTCGCCCGCTTGGTGGGGCCGGGCCGGGCGCTCGACATGATGATGACGGGCCGCCAGGTCGGGGCCGACGAAGCCCTGCAGATGGGTCTGGTGAATTATCTGGCCGAAAACCCACTGGAAAAAGCCCGCGAAGTCGCTCAGATGATGACCAAAAATGCGCCGATTGCCCTCTCGCTCATCAAAGAAGCGGTGCGGCGCGGCTTGACCGGCAGCTTGGAAGAAGGCTTGGAAATCGAAGCGGACTTGTTCGGGATGGCGGCGGCCACTGCCGATTTCAAAGAAGGCACGGCGGCTTTCTTGGCCAAGCGCAAAGCCAACTTTCAAGGCGAGTAAGTAGGAGCAAATAACCGCTGAAGCCGACAAGCCGAGTACGGTGAAAGTCAGCATAAAACAAGCTCCCGGGCGCTAGAGTTCGGGGGCTTGCCTTTTTCCGCATCTATTTTCCCTCCCCAGCAGGAGTCCGTATGAGCGACCAGAAATTTACCCTCAACGTCAGCGGCGGTGCGCTGCATGACGTGGCAACCCGCCGCAAAGCTGCGCCCAGGGCCGTTGAATTTGCCACGCCCCGCGCCAAGCTGATCGAAGAAGCCGACCGCGCCATTCGCGCCGACCTCGCCGAGTTTCCCCGCGCTTTGGCCGCTTACGACGCTTTGCAAAGCGACCCCGAAGCGCTGGCCGATTGGGACATGGCCAATTACATCACCATGCGCAAGCTCGGCTACAACGATCACGGGCGGGTTCACGCTTTTATCACCGGCGCGGCCAGCCTCGCCATCCTGGAACTGCTGCTCGAAGGCGGCGTCAAGCCCGACATCATCGAGAGCGGCATCGGCGAAGTGGACGACGTGTACCTAACCATCATTCTCGGCACCATGCTGCACGACATCGGCAACCAGATTCACCGCGCCGCGCACGAGCAGCACGGCGTGATGCTGGCGCTGCCGATCATCGACCGCATCCTGAAACCGATTTACGAAGACGTGTTCAAACGCACCAAGATTCGCAGCTTTATTCTGGGCTGCGTCAATTGCCACGACCTCAACCCGCCGCCGCTGACCATCGAAGCAGGTATCACAGCAGTGGCCGACGGCACCGACATCACCAAGGGGCGCGGGCGCAAGGCTTTTGCGCTGGGCAGCGTGGACATTCACTCGATCAGCGCTTTGGCCGTCGATCAGGTCGTCATCGAGCGCGGGCAGAACAAGCCCGTGCGGATCAACGTGACCATGAACAACTCCGGCGGCATTTTTCAGGTGGAAGAAGTGTTGGCCCCCAAAGTCATTCGCACGCCGCTGAGCAAGTATGTGGAGCTGCACGCCCGCACCCGCCCGCAGGGAGACGAGCAGATCGTCAGCCGGGTTCGCTTAGAGAGTGATCATTTCGTGGTGGATCTGGACGGCGGTGAAACAGTCGACGTTGGGGTCAAAGACAGTCAACTGGAAGCTGCACAGGCGGTGGCCGGGTCGCTGGGCACCGGCGTGGAGAGCCATTAGCGGTGCCTGCTTACCCGCCCGTCACCCCCGACTGGAGCTATGAGCGTACCCACTGGCGGCGCGGCTTTTTCCGGGTGGCTGGTGTAGACGAAGCCGGGCGCGGCGCGTGGGCTGGCCCGTTGACGGTGGCGGCGGTGATTTTGCCGAATAACCTGGGCGATTTGCCGTTCCGCGATAGCAAGCAGCTTCGCCCCGCCGAGCGCGAGGAACTGGCCACTGAGGTGCGCCGCGTGGCGCTGGCCTACGCCGTCGAACACGCCGCGCCCGAAGAAATTGACCGCCTCAACGTGCTGGGAGCCACCCACGCCGCCGCCATGCGGGCCATTGCCCGCCTTGGTCCCAAGCCGCAGGCGCTCGTCACCGATTACCTCAAGCTTCCCACCGACTTACCGTACTCGGCCCCGGCCCGCGCCGACGCGCTGAGCTATTCGGTGGCGGCGGCCTCGCTGCTCGCCAAAACGGAGCGCGACGCGCTGATGCTGGGGCTGGACGCCGAGTATCCGGGCTACGGCTTCGCGGCGCACAAGGGCTATGGCACCTCGCAGCACCGACGAGCACTGGCCGAGTTGGGCGTCAGCGCCGTTCACCGCCGCACGTTTGGGCCGATTGCGAGGTTATTGGAGCCGCGTTTGCTTGAAGAGTGAACACCCTTTTGAAGCTGTGGCCGTCAAATGGTGCTGGGAGTTGGAAAGCTCAGTGGGAGAGTGCGTTTCGGTTCATCTCCTGCCAAAGCCCTCTGCTTGGCAGTTTTCCGAGTACCGCAAAGGTAGAAAAATCAAAAACGCTGCGTTTGTCCGCTTCTCAGCGTCCAAATAACCGAGTTATCCGGACGCTTTCAAGTGGTTATGCTGAGCGCAGCATGGATCGCTGTCGCTGGCAGCACTTGTACATGCAGCAAACCTTAATCATTTTTAATTTGCTCAGTTCCAACTCCCTAGACTGAGGCATGAACCCCAATAATCCCTATCCCTCCACCCGTCAACCTGTTTTGGCACGTGGCGGCATGGTCGCCACTTCGCAGCCCCTCGCCGCACAAGCGGGTTTGTTTGTGCTGCGGGAAGGCGGAAGCGCCGCTGACGCCGCCATCGCCACCGCCGCCGCCCTGACCGTACTCGAGCCGACCAGCAACGGCCTCGGCGGCGACGTTTTCGCTTTGGCTTGGCGCGGCGGCGAGCTTCACGGCCTGAACGCCAGCGGCGCGGCTCCGGCCCGCTGGAACATGGAGACCCTCGGCGGCAATCCAATTCCCCGTCACGGCTGGACGCCCGTCACCGTACCGGGCGGGGTGCGCGGCTGGGCCGACCTGCACGCCGAGTTCGGCAAGCTGCCGTTTGCCCGCTTGCTTGAGCCTGCCATTCAGTATGCCCGCCGTGGCTATCCGCTCAGCCCCGAAGTGGCCCGCCACTGGGCGCGGGCGGCGCAGTCTTACTGTTTGCTGAAAGGCCCGGAATTTGCCGAGTGGTTCAAGGTGTTCATGCCGCAGGGCTTCACGCCCGTTGCCGGAGCGGTGTGGGCTTCTGAAGACCACGCCCGCACCCTCGAGCGGATTGCCGAGAGTCACGGAGCCGACTTCTACGACGGCCACACCGCCCGAGCCATAGACGACGCCAGCCGGCAAGTGGGCGGCTTTCTGAGCGCCGACGATCTCGCCCAGCACGCTTCCGAGTGGGTCACGCCAATCAGCGCCGCTTACCAAGACCACGAAGTCTGGGAAATTCCGCCGAGCGGGCAAGGCATCGCCGCTTTGATCGCCCTGCGGCTGCTCGACGGCATGGATTTGCCTCCGCAGCGGGACGATCCCCGCGCCCTGCACGCCCAAATAGAAGCCATCAAACTGGCTTTTGCTGACGCCCACAAGTTGGTGGCCGATCAGCGCCACAGCGAGGTGCCGGTGGAGTTTTTGCTCTCCGAAGCCCACCGCCAAATGCTGCGTCAGTCCATCACCGACACCGCCCACGATCCCCAAACCCGCCCCCCCAGTAGCGGCGGTACGGTCTATCTGGCGACGGCAGACGGTGAGGGCAACATGGTCAGCTTTATTCAGAGCAATTACATGGGCTTTGGCAGCGGCGTGGTGGTGCCCGGCACCGGCGTGGCGCTTCACAACCGTGGTCACAACTTCAATGTGGAAGAAGGACACGCCAATCGCCTCGCGCCCGGCAAGCGCCCCTACCACACCATCATTCCCGGCTTCCTGACCCGGCAGGGCCAAGCGGTGGGGCCGTTCGGGGTGATGGGCGGGTTTATGCAGCCGCAAGGCCACGTGCAAGTCGTTCTCAATACCGTTCGCAGCGGCCTCAATCCTCAGGCGGCCATCGACGCCCCGCGCTGGCAGTGGCTGGCCGGCAAGGAAATTGAAGTGGAATACGAAATGGGTCAGCCGGTGATCCGCGAACTGATTCGGATGGGCCACACCGTGCGGGTGCAAACCGAGAAGGCCAGTTTCGGGCGCGGCCAGATCATCTGGCGCACTCCGGAGGGCGTGTTGATGGGCGGCAGCGAAAGCCGCGCCGACGGACAGGTGGCGGCGTTTTAGAGCAGTTGTCAAACGAGTAGTCATTCCGGGCAGAGTAGGGGCCGTCTTGAGCAAAGCGGCCCCTTGTCGTGAACAGAATGTCACTGTAGGCCGCCTGTATGGGACCGTTTCTCCCCGTGAGAGCGCGGTTGAGCAGAGCGGTGCGCATTACCGTTGAGGATAGAATGGGCCGCTCCGCCAATGACTTGCGGGCCTCTGTGCGGCGAGCAGTGGAAGTTTGGCGCTGATTCGTACCAATCCCTGAAAACTTGGTTCTTTTCAACCCACCCCACCGCACTGTCATAAATGCTCCAACGAATTTTATGGAATCGCCTATACCCTACAAGTCCAGTTGACCAGAGGTAAAAGCGAGTCAGAGGCGGGCCATCTGTGAGCGGCCGGCAGTGTTTTCAGGTCTACTATTCGGTTCAGATGAGGTCAGTCTATGCTCAGACAAGCACAACCCCTGAATATACCGGCGCTCACCGGCGAGCGCGAAGGCCGCTTTGCTTTGGCGCTGCTGCTGCTGCCCTGGCTGGCCACCGGCCTGCTGATCGTGGGCTGGCAGCTCGCGCCGGGTCTACTGAGCAGATTTATCTACGCGCCGCTGCTCCTGAGCGTGGTGCTGCTGGGCTTGCCGCACGGTGCGCTGGATCATCTGGTGCCCACCCGTTTGGGATGGCGCTGGGCACAGCGGTTCTGGCCGGTGCTGGGTTACAACTTGCTTTACGCTGGGCTGGCGGGAGCGCTGCTGCTGTGCTGGAAAGTCTGGCCGATGTGGGCGTTCTGGGGCTTTTTGGTGGTAACGGTGCTGCACTGGGGCCAAGGTGATTTGCATTTTCTGGAAACGTCGCTGGGCCGCCGCCGAACCAACGTTTTAAGCGCTCCGTTGACCCTGCTGCTGCGCGGCAGTCTGACAGTCGTGCTTCCGCTGCTGATTTTTCCTGAATGGTTTCAACGGCTCGGGGACGGTGCGGCCAGAGCTTTTGGCACGCCGCTGGCTGCTGGGCCGCTGCTGCCCGCAAGCTGGACAGCCGCGTTGTGGGTGCTGTTTGCCGCCCTCCTGCTGGCGGCTTGCCTGGATACTTGGCGCAGCAGTCCCAAGCGGCTGCTCGAACTCGGTGAGGTGGGGTTGTTGCTGGCGCTGTTTGCAACTGTGCCGCCGCCACTGGCTATAGGCAGTTACTTTTGCCTCTGGCACGCTTGGCGGCATCTGGGGCGACTGCTGGCTCTGCCCGCTGGCCTGCCCGCTCTGCCCAAGACGGCGGGAGGAGAAAAAAATACGGATTCCAGAATGGAGTTGTCCTTCGGCGTTCTTCCGAAAGAGGACACCATGGCCGCAGGCCGTATCACCTCTCACCGCGAGCTGCGCCGCCTCGCCCTGCACTTGCTGCCGATCACGCTGCTGGCGCTGCTGCTGCTGCTGGGGCTGTACTTGTGGGCCGCCCCGCGAATCCACGACGCGGAGACTTTCGCCGCTCTGTATCTGGCGCTGATCGCTGCGCTGACTGGGCCTCACGCGCTGCTGGTGGCCCTGATGGACTGGCCGGAGAAGCGGTCTACGGGTTCACCGAATCCTTGATGTCTATCGGCCCCCACTACCGGCAGCCGCGCTCCCTCACCTCAAGCTCGCGCTGCCGAAATTTGATTATCATCTGACCTCACTGCTCTTGCTCGCGCTGACTTACCGCGCTGTAGCCCAGCGGAAAAGTTCGCACCTCACGCAGCTCTCCGCTCGCTTCCTTGGTCAGTGAAGCGGCCTGCACTTCAAAGCTGCCCTGCGGCGGGCGGAGGTCTTTAAGTGCGTTCCAGATGCTTTCCTCGGCCCAGTCCACCACTCCGATGGCCAGCGAGACATGCGGAATGAAGCGCTCACCGTCGTAGCTGCTCGGCGGAGCGCCCGGCACCTGAATGAGGCGCTGGTGGAGGCCGTGTAGCGGCACGCTGAGAGCGTATTCCAAAAAGATGACGTGCGGGAAGCGCCGCCAGTGCAAAAATTCCACCTGAAACGGCGGCACGCCTGCCAAGCTGCGGCGCACATCGCAAATGAGTTCATTAGGGTCGCCCGCGTATTCGAAGGGAGCGCGTAAATTCAGGTGCGCCTCGCCGTAACTGCGCACGCCCAGCCGCCGCTGCAAAGCGCTGAGCCACTCGGCGAGTTCGGCGGTGGGCCACGCCACCACACTGTAAAGGCCCACGCCTGCTCAGCCGACCTTGTAGCGGCACTCCGCCGCGCCGCAGGAGAGCCGCGATTCACGGCTGATCGGCACGCCCAGCAGTTCGCGGTAGAGGCTCAGCTCGGTCTGGCACAGTTCGGGAAAAGCTTTGGCGACGGCAGGTGCGGGGCAGTTGCGCTGCGAAAGGTACCACTGCCCGCGTTCTTGGTAAGCGCGGGCAGCGTAACCGTGCTGGCACAGCGCCTCTGTCAGTGCTTCCAGCTTGCTGCCGAGGTCGCCGTGCTGACTGAGCAGCGGAGCGAGCAGCTCATACAAATCCAGTTGCCGGGCGTCCAATACCCGCATCACCGCGCCCTCGCCAAACAGGGTATCTACATGCCTGAGCACGTCCACACACAGCGAAGCGTAGGCTTTAGGAAAGGTCGCCTCGCCCGCTTCCGTCAGCACATACACGTGCTGTGGACGGCCCCGCCCGCCGGGTTTTTCGCTGCGGACGTCTAAGTGTCCGGCGTCTTGCAGGTCTTGTAAATGCCGCCGAATCGCCGGGACGCTCAGGCCGAGTTTGTCGGCAAGGGTCTGGGCAGTGGCGCAGTCGCATTCCTTGACCGCTTCCAGCAACTTGTCTTTGGTGCGCTCTGGGGTGCGCTCCGGCAAACTGGCGGCAGGAATGGCGGCAACGACAGTCACGGCCCTTACGCCAGTTGTGCCATCGGCAACTCGGTAAGGGTCTGCACACTGACCCGTCCGGCAAGGTTCTGGGCGATTTGCTTAAGGGCAATCGAAGCCGCCGCCTGCGGATGCGAGATCACGGCGGGCGTGCCGTTGTCGGCGTCTTGCCTGACATCGGTATCCAGCGGCACTTCACCCAGAATCGGATAATTGCCGAGCTTGCTGGCTCCGCCACGCCCGAATAAGTCGTAGATATGGCCGGTGTCGGGGGCTTCGAAGTAACTCATATTCTCGATGATGCCCAAAATCGGCACGTTGGCTTTGCGGAACATATCGATGGCGCGGGCGGCGTCGATCAGGGCCACGTCCTGCGGCGTGGTTACGATCACCGCTCCGGTGACTTGCACGCTCTGGGTCAGCGAGAGCTGCACGTCGCCGGTGCCGGGCGGAAGATCCACGATCAGGTAATCGAGTTCGCCCCAGGCCGCGTCTTTGAGAAACTGCTGAATGGCCGAGTGCAGCATCGGCCCGCGCCAGACCAGCGCCTGACCGGCGGGGGAGAGGTTGGCCATGCTGATGAAGCGGATGCCGTGCGCTTCGAGCGGCATCATTTTGCGCTCGGCGTTGCCGGTGAGTTTGGCGCTGCTTTTGCCCAACATGTGCGCCACCGAAGGGCCGTACACGTCGGCGTCCATGAGGCCCACGCTCGCGCCGGACTGGGCCAGAGCGCAGGCGATGTTGACCGCCACCGACGACTTGCCCACGCCGCCTTTGCCGCTGCCTATCAGCAGCACGTTTTTGACGCCGGGCATCGGTGGGGTGCTGGGCATTCTGACTTGTGCGCCAAACTCGACCGTGACCGTTTCGACGCCCGTAACCGACATCACGGCTTCCCGCACGTCGCGCTCGATGGTGGCTTTGAGAGGGCAAGCCGGAGTGGTCAAGTTGACTTTAACGGTGATGTCGCTGCCGGCCACATCAATACGTTCAATCATCCCCAGCGACACCAGGTCGCGGTGCAGTTCGGGATCGTTGACTGAGCGCAGGACTTCAAGGACAGCTTCTCGCATAAAGTGCATTCTTAACGCATCGGGGGCTCAGGGGCAAGGCTGGGCGTCACAAAAGCCCCCGGCTAAGTGCGGTGGGAGCGCGAATCACAGCCAGAATCAGCTTCTTACGCTGCCCCTATTGCCCTCTCACGGACTTTCTTCTTAGCGTTGTACCCGCACACTGATGGGCTGTCCGCTGTAGCTGCTGACGGCGGCGCTGCGGCCTAAATCCACTAAAAAGGTGTTCCAGCCGCTTTTCAAGGTGGCGCTAAACCCGCGTCCCGCTTTGATGGTCACTGCACCGCTGACCCACACCGTGATGAGCGGTTCGCGCTGTGCCTCAGGAAAAGCGTCGAAAAGCGCTTCGTTGTCGTCTCGCTTGCCGTTGCCGTTGGCGTCGTTATAGACAAACAAGTTGGTGGCGGCGCTTTGAACGGGGGCGCTGAGCTGCACGTCTCCAATTACGCCAGGCCAGCCGATGGCTTCGGGGCGCAGCGGAAACTGAGCGCGGCTGGGCGGCGGCTCGTCGGGCCAAGTCAGGATGAAGCTGCCGCCAGTAATCGCCGTGCTGGACAACTCGCTGCCCGCTGCGCCCGAAGGCTGCACGCTCCACAGGCCCAGCCGCGCCGACGGTGGCAGGCCCGCGCCCCCGACGACGCTGCCTTGAAGGGTCAGCGCTTGGGCCGCAGAAAGTGCTAGGAGCGTTAAAAGAGCCACAGCAGGCTTTTTCATACTTCTCAGTGTAGCGCTCCGACCTGACGCCAGAGTGACGCCAACCTGTTGGCCTCGCCTACCGCCCCCTCATCTCTTCGTCCACTTGCTCACCCTGCGGCCTTCACCATTTCGCTACACTGATCCGTTATGTCCAGTGATGCCCGCTCTACCTCTGCCCAGTCGGCCCCCGAACAGCTCAGCCTCAAACCGCGCTTCAAACCCGAAGTCATGAGCCCGGTGGGCGGCTGGCCGCAGCTCCGTGCCGCCGCCAACGCCGGGGCTGACGCGGTGTTTTTTGGGGTGGAGGCCTTTCATGCGCGGGCCAAGGTGGGCTTCAGCAACGAAGAATTGCCCGAGATTATGCGTTACCTGCATGAGCGCGGCATCAAAGGTTACGTGACCTTCAACGTGCTGGTGTTTGACCGAGAGCTGCGTGAAGCCGAGCAGCAACTGCTGCACCTATCTGCCTGTGGAGTAGACGCCATCATCGTGCAGGACATCGGCGTGGCGCGGCTGGCCGCCGAGGTGGTGCCGGATCTGCCGATTCACGGCTCCACTCAGATGAGCATCACTTCCGCTGAGGGCGCACAGCTCGCCCACCGCTTCGGGGCGAGCCGGGTGGTGCTGGGCCGCGAACTGAGTCTGCCCGATATTGCCCGCATCCGCGCCGCCACCGACGTTGAGCTGGAAACGTTCGTTCACGGGGCGCTGTGCGTCAGCTATTCGGGGCAGTGCTTTTCCAGCGAGGCTTGGGGCGGGCGCAGCGCCAACCGGGGCCAGTGCGCTCAGGCCTGCCGCCTGCCTTACGACCTCTTCGTGGACGGCCTCCAGCGCGACCTCGGCGATGCCCGTTATCTGCTCTCGCCCGGCGACCTCTACGCGCTGCATCAGGTTCCCGAACTCATCAGTATCGGGGTGCATTGCCTCAAAATTGAAGGCCGTTACAAGGACGCCGAATTTGTGGCGCTGACCACCGCCGCCTACCGCAAGGCCGTGGATGAGGCCTGGGCCGAGCTACCACTCAGCATCACGCCGCAAGACGAGCGCGACCTGGCGCAGGTCTACTCGCGGGGCCTGGGGCCGCACTTCATGGCCGGAACCAACCATCAGACCGTCGTGCGGGGCCGTGCGCCGCGCCACCGGGGGGTGCGGGTCGGCACGGTGACGGCTCTGACCGGACGCGGCGTGGTCGTTAAGCTCAGCGAAGACCTCAAGGCTGGCGACGGCCTGGTGTTCGACGCGGCCAACTGGCGAGCGCCGGAAGGCCGCGAGGAAGGCGGATTTTTGTATGGCGGCTGGGGTTACGGCGCAGGGCAAAACAATCAGCCGCTCGAAGCGCTCAAGTCTGGGCAAGAAATCGAGCTGCGCTTTGCCAAAGGAGCTGTCAATCCTGATCGGGTGCGCTCCGGCGACTGGGTCTGGCGCACCCACGATCCCGCCCTCGACGCCCGCGTACGCCCGCTCCTCGACAGCGCCGACCCGCTGTACACCCGGCCCGTGACGATGCAGTTTGTGGGCAAGGTGGGCGAGGCTCCGCGCCTGATCCTGACCGACGAAGCGGGCCGCACGGTGATGGCCACCGGCGAGGCTCCGCTCTCCGAGGCTCGCAACCGCGCCCTCGACGAACAAACTCTGCGTGAGCAACTCGGCAAGCTGGGCGGCACGCCGTACCACTTGGCCGACTTGGACATAGAGCTGGTCGGCGCGGGATTTTTGCCCGTCAGCGCCCTGAACGCTCTGCGCCGCGACGCCACCACCCAGCTCACCGCGCTGAGAGGGCAAGTCCCAGAGCGCCGCGCCCAGCCGCTGTTGGAGGCCAGCAGCGGTTCAGCCGATCTGGCCGCCGCTCCCCAGTCGGCTCCGCGCCTGCACCTGCTGGTTCGCACGCCGGAGCAACTGGAAGCTGCCATCGCGGCGTATCCCGAGAGCATCACGCTGGATTACCTTGAACTCTACGGCCTGCGGCCCAGCGTGGAGCAAGTTCAGAACGCGGGCATCACGGTGCGGGTGGCCAGTCCGCGTATTCTCAAGCCCACCGAACAAAAGCTGCAAAAGTTCTTGCTGTCACTGAACGCTGAGCTGCTGGTACGCTCTGGCGGGTTGCTGGAAAGCCTCCAAGATGTGCCGAATCGACCCGATTTGGTCGGCGATTTCAGCCTCAACGCCGCCAACGCCCTGAGCAGCCGCGCTCTGCTGGCGCTGGGCCTGAACCGCATCACTCCGACCCACGACCTCAACGCCCAGCAGATCAGCGACCTCGCCGCGCTGATCGGGCCGGACAAGCTCGAAATTATCGCTTACGGCCACCTGCCGGTCTTTCACACCGAGCACTGCGTCTTTTGCCGTTTCCTGAGCGACGGCACCGATTACACCAACTGCGGCCATCCCTGTGAGAGCCATCAGCTGGCCCTGCGCGATGAGCGGGGCCGCCTGCATCCAGTGATGGCCGACGTGGGTTGCCGCAACACCGTTTTCGAGGGCCGCGCCCAGACGGGGGCCGCCCACCTCCTCACCTGGCTGGAGGGTGGCCTGCGCGACTTCCGCTTGGAGTTCGTCCACGAGAGCGCCGACGACGTGCGCGAGGTGGTGGCTGCTCACCGCGCCTTCTTTGCGGGCAAGCTCAGTCCCGCCGAACTGGACAGCCGCTTGGCGCTGGTCGGCGGCGGCAGCACCGAGGGCAGCTTCTTCGTGCCGCCGAGCTTCGGCGCTGGTCTGCCCGCCCCCGACGCGTTTTCCGATTTGTCTGCCCTGCCGATGTTGTAGGAAGGTAAGTGGGATGGGATACTGCTAACGCTGCCCTCGTCGGCGTTTCAAATTCCCACAGCTCAGATTCCTACTTCCGCCACTTCTCCAACTCCGCTGCTGTCAGCGGCCCAAACTTAAGCGCCCGCACTTTGCCGCCCGCGTCCAGCAGTACGCTGGTGGGCAGTCCGGGTAGCGGCCAGCCGCGCAAATCTGCGGTGTGGGCAAACGCCAGCGGCAGGCCTCCCAGTTGGTTTTCCTTCCAGAAGTTCAGCACGCCTGCCGGTGATTCGCCCACATTCACCGCCACCACTTTCAGCTTGCCGGAGCGCTGGGCAGCGTCCAGACGTGGCAACTCTTCGCGGCAGGGCGGGCACCACGTCGCCCAGAAGTTGAGCAAGGTCACGCCCTTGGCGGCGGGTTTGA includes:
- a CDS encoding collagen-like triple helix repeat-containing protein, with amino-acid sequence MKKFVMIAATMALALGVAGAQDTAPVTSATVTNFTDIPAGHWAKDAVDLITQKGLIQGFPDGTFRGNENLTRYQAALIFARLLQTGALTQAAPALSAADLATITKGMQDVSTELAAIGSRVDDLEKASTDQQGRVTALEDKIAAMGSATMDTSNVDELTSRIDALETAMQNMPEGPAGPAGADGAAGPVGPAGPAGAQGPAGAQGPAGPAGSTANVDALTARVSALEARGTTSTTTNSTVTTTPATPATTVVIGDTMGSGMTMMADDQSNSGLYVGVSTGATFSGEKGKAFGQSVPFVSSFGATVGASKVLFGLGVRANVDYVPQTQAIQADVNAMYALGVGRLSPYVGAGFGLSSSAVSPTDSTKATDYYVNGIIGADFKVVGNLSAFGEFDGKYYLSNKGSGTNNTDAAATSTSKSFSPAAKIGLKYYF
- a CDS encoding Brp/Blh family beta-carotene 15,15'-dioxygenase, with amino-acid sequence MLRQAQPLNIPALTGEREGRFALALLLLPWLATGLLIVGWQLAPGLLSRFIYAPLLLSVVLLGLPHGALDHLVPTRLGWRWAQRFWPVLGYNLLYAGLAGALLLCWKVWPMWAFWGFLVVTVLHWGQGDLHFLETSLGRRRTNVLSAPLTLLLRGSLTVVLPLLIFPEWFQRLGDGAARAFGTPLAAGPLLPASWTAALWVLFAALLLAACLDTWRSSPKRLLELGEVGLLLALFATVPPPLAIGSYFCLWHAWRHLGRLLALPAGLPALPKTAGGEKNTDSRMELSFGVLPKEDTMAAGRITSHRELRRLALHLLPITLLALLLLLGLYLWAAPRIHDAETFAALYLALIAALTGPHALLVALMDWPEKRSTGSPNP
- a CDS encoding enoyl-CoA hydratase/isomerase family protein, which produces MLDELDFNTLVIDQHGDLAVLTINRPQALNALSGETLIELVEAVEAIAENAEIAALIITGGGDKAFVAGADIGELSRLEGVYAGREASLGGQNVMHEIASLPFPTIAAINGYALGGGLELALACDVRVASHTAKLGLPEVTLGLIPGYGGTQRLARLVGPGRALDMMMTGRQVGADEALQMGLVNYLAENPLEKAREVAQMMTKNAPIALSLIKEAVRRGLTGSLEEGLEIEADLFGMAAATADFKEGTAAFLAKRKANFQGE
- a CDS encoding gamma-glutamyltransferase family protein, encoding MNPNNPYPSTRQPVLARGGMVATSQPLAAQAGLFVLREGGSAADAAIATAAALTVLEPTSNGLGGDVFALAWRGGELHGLNASGAAPARWNMETLGGNPIPRHGWTPVTVPGGVRGWADLHAEFGKLPFARLLEPAIQYARRGYPLSPEVARHWARAAQSYCLLKGPEFAEWFKVFMPQGFTPVAGAVWASEDHARTLERIAESHGADFYDGHTARAIDDASRQVGGFLSADDLAQHASEWVTPISAAYQDHEVWEIPPSGQGIAALIALRLLDGMDLPPQRDDPRALHAQIEAIKLAFADAHKLVADQRHSEVPVEFLLSEAHRQMLRQSITDTAHDPQTRPPSSGGTVYLATADGEGNMVSFIQSNYMGFGSGVVVPGTGVALHNRGHNFNVEEGHANRLAPGKRPYHTIIPGFLTRQGQAVGPFGVMGGFMQPQGHVQVVLNTVRSGLNPQAAIDAPRWQWLAGKEIEVEYEMGQPVIRELIRMGHTVRVQTEKASFGRGQIIWRTPEGVLMGGSESRADGQVAAF
- a CDS encoding ribonuclease HII produces the protein MPAYPPVTPDWSYERTHWRRGFFRVAGVDEAGRGAWAGPLTVAAVILPNNLGDLPFRDSKQLRPAEREELATEVRRVALAYAVEHAAPEEIDRLNVLGATHAAAMRAIARLGPKPQALVTDYLKLPTDLPYSAPARADALSYSVAAASLLAKTERDALMLGLDAEYPGYGFAAHKGYGTSQHRRALAELGVSAVHRRTFGPIARLLEPRLLEE
- a CDS encoding phosphohydrolase, with translation MSDQKFTLNVSGGALHDVATRRKAAPRAVEFATPRAKLIEEADRAIRADLAEFPRALAAYDALQSDPEALADWDMANYITMRKLGYNDHGRVHAFITGAASLAILELLLEGGVKPDIIESGIGEVDDVYLTIILGTMLHDIGNQIHRAAHEQHGVMLALPIIDRILKPIYEDVFKRTKIRSFILGCVNCHDLNPPPLTIEAGITAVADGTDITKGRGRKAFALGSVDIHSISALAVDQVVIERGQNKPVRINVTMNNSGGIFQVEEVLAPKVIRTPLSKYVELHARTRPQGDEQIVSRVRLESDHFVVDLDGGETVDVGVKDSQLEAAQAVAGSLGTGVESH